A stretch of Natator depressus isolate rNatDep1 chromosome 2, rNatDep2.hap1, whole genome shotgun sequence DNA encodes these proteins:
- the LOC141983427 gene encoding KRAB domain-containing protein 4-like: MAAARVQLTFEDVFFSQEEWEVLSEWQKELYREVMKENYASLISLGKDRVLIWETCHFIADWPRGRAGPLGSAGTERKRITCTLAV; this comes from the exons ATGGCTGCGGCTCGG GTGCAACTGACCTTTGAAGATGTCTTTTTCTCCCAAGAGGAGTGGGAGGTTTTATCAGAGTGGCAGAAGGAGCTGTATCGAGAGGTGATGAAGGAGAATTACGCCAGTCTGATCTCACTGGGTAAAGAtcg GGTATTAATTTGGGAGACCTGCCATTTTATCGCAGATTGGCCCAGAGGAAGAGCCGGGCCTCTCGGATCAGCTGGAACTGAAAGGAAAAGAATCACCTGCAC GTTAGCAGTTTAG